The proteins below come from a single Polynucleobacter necessarius genomic window:
- a CDS encoding Bug family tripartite tricarboxylate transporter substrate binding protein has translation MRSKLKTALLCVLCVPAFLVTTTLAQNYPSKTITIVVPTAPGGANDAMARILAQGPSQKMGQPVIVDNKPVANGAIATEFVARAAPDGYTILFGYIATHGINPALQKLKYDPIADFGPIGIGCKFSNAVSGYKQFAREQR, from the coding sequence ATGAGATCCAAACTCAAAACTGCATTGCTTTGCGTACTTTGTGTGCCAGCATTTTTAGTCACTACAACGCTTGCTCAAAACTACCCTAGCAAAACAATTACGATCGTCGTGCCAACGGCACCAGGCGGCGCAAATGACGCTATGGCCAGAATCCTTGCCCAAGGACCAAGTCAAAAAATGGGGCAGCCTGTCATTGTCGACAATAAGCCCGTCGCCAATGGCGCAATCGCTACTGAGTTTGTAGCAAGAGCAGCCCCTGATGGCTACACCATCCTTTTTGGTTACATAGCAACTCATGGAATTAATCCTGCGCTGCAAAAGTTGAAATATGACCCCATCGCAGATTTTGGGCCAATTGGTATTGGTTGCAAATTCTCCAACGCTGTTAGTGGCTACAAACAGTTTGCCCGTGAACAACGCTAA
- a CDS encoding alpha/beta fold hydrolase yields the protein MDTLNRPSEIVCPTLILVGECDHGTPPQMSRAMKEKMTNAQLHEIPNAGHISNIEQPEVFHRYLLNFYRQNNFL from the coding sequence ATCGATACATTAAATCGCCCCTCTGAAATTGTTTGTCCTACATTAATCTTGGTTGGAGAGTGCGATCATGGTACTCCGCCACAGATGTCACGAGCAATGAAAGAAAAAATGACCAATGCTCAGTTGCATGAAATCCCGAATGCAGGTCACATTTCTAATATAGAACAACCAGAGGTATTTCATCGCTATTTATTGAATTTTTATAGACAAAACAACTTTTTATAA
- a CDS encoding c-type cytochrome produces the protein MLYKLINMNNEVYMKFQKMILATTVSALTIGSGVAFAQFQKAEDAIKYRQSVFTVMANSFGKIGAVVKGEAPYIKDEVAKNAAVVATLSTLPWQAFGPGTEGGKAQSDVWSDSAKFKAASEKMQLAVANLNKAAQSGDLGSIKKSFGAASQPCKGCHDDFKKK, from the coding sequence ATGCTGTATAAATTAATCAATATGAATAACGAGGTTTATATGAAGTTCCAAAAAATGATTCTTGCTACTACCGTTAGCGCTCTCACCATTGGGTCTGGTGTCGCGTTTGCGCAATTTCAAAAAGCTGAAGACGCAATTAAATACCGTCAAAGTGTTTTTACCGTGATGGCAAACTCTTTTGGAAAAATCGGAGCTGTGGTGAAGGGTGAAGCCCCGTACATCAAAGATGAGGTCGCAAAAAATGCTGCTGTTGTAGCAACCCTTTCAACATTACCTTGGCAGGCTTTTGGCCCGGGAACCGAGGGTGGCAAAGCACAGTCTGATGTTTGGTCCGATTCCGCAAAGTTCAAAGCAGCATCCGAAAAGATGCAACTAGCGGTAGCTAACTTGAACAAAGCCGCTCAATCTGGCGATCTCGGTAGCATCAAGAAATCTTTTGGAGCCGCTAGCCAGCCTTGCAAAGGCTGTCACGACGATTTCAAGAAAAAATAA
- a CDS encoding TAXI family TRAP transporter solute-binding subunit yields MKLFKWIALSFTFICASVSAQNLSIATGGTGGVYYPMGGGLAAVLSSKVPGMSATAEVTGGSVDNLKLVGTGTPYVAFSMADAAKDATSGADKFKDKPIDIRTLLILYPNQMHVATVESTGIKTMADLKSKRISTGSPGSATEVMAFRLLEAADIDPNKDIKRERLSVAESVNAVKDRKIDAFFWVGGLPTAAVTDLANSPGMKIVMIDTAAEVPAMNKKYGNLYFPSVITKQTYSGMAKDNNVAAVANLLVVSASMSNDEAYKIVKAIFDNQLDLVRSHAEYRNVKLDAQKASATPIAYHPGALKYFKEKGIKVN; encoded by the coding sequence ATGAAGCTATTCAAATGGATTGCACTATCCTTCACTTTTATATGCGCTAGCGTAAGTGCACAAAACCTTTCAATCGCTACAGGCGGCACTGGCGGTGTGTACTACCCGATGGGCGGTGGTTTAGCCGCCGTTCTATCGAGCAAAGTCCCTGGCATGTCAGCCACCGCCGAGGTTACTGGGGGATCTGTTGATAACTTGAAATTGGTTGGCACAGGAACACCATATGTTGCTTTTTCAATGGCTGATGCTGCCAAAGACGCCACATCCGGTGCCGATAAATTTAAAGATAAACCTATCGATATTCGAACCCTTTTAATTCTTTATCCAAATCAGATGCATGTTGCTACTGTTGAATCAACAGGTATCAAAACCATGGCGGATCTTAAGAGCAAACGAATAAGCACTGGGTCTCCTGGAAGCGCTACTGAAGTCATGGCATTCCGCCTTCTTGAGGCTGCAGACATAGATCCAAACAAAGACATTAAGCGTGAGCGTTTAAGTGTGGCGGAATCCGTTAATGCAGTAAAAGACCGAAAAATTGACGCGTTTTTCTGGGTAGGCGGCTTGCCAACAGCAGCAGTGACAGACTTAGCCAATAGCCCCGGAATGAAGATCGTCATGATCGATACCGCTGCAGAAGTGCCAGCCATGAATAAGAAATATGGCAACCTATACTTTCCCTCAGTGATTACTAAACAAACATATAGCGGCATGGCTAAGGACAACAATGTGGCGGCTGTAGCGAATTTACTGGTGGTAAGCGCTTCCATGTCAAATGATGAGGCCTACAAAATTGTCAAAGCAATATTTGACAATCAATTGGACTTAGTAAGATCACACGCGGAATATCGTAATGTGAAGTTAGATGCGCAAAAAGCAAGCGCAACTCCAATCGCCTATCATCCTGGCGCATTAAAGTACTTTAAAGAAAAAGGTATCAAGGTCAATTAA
- a CDS encoding Bug family tripartite tricarboxylate transporter substrate binding protein, with protein sequence MPTFKELGYNGFEGQQWYGIVGPANLPEPIVNKLNVELNKALATPEFSEKMTSEAMTLMPMTPQQFGNYIKEDIARWAKIAKDRNIEMTNSEQHH encoded by the coding sequence ATTCCTACTTTTAAAGAGCTTGGTTATAACGGCTTTGAGGGTCAGCAATGGTATGGCATTGTTGGGCCCGCCAATCTACCAGAGCCAATCGTCAATAAATTAAATGTTGAATTGAATAAAGCGCTAGCTACCCCAGAATTTTCTGAGAAGATGACCAGCGAAGCAATGACATTAATGCCAATGACTCCGCAGCAATTCGGTAATTACATTAAGGAGGATATTGCTCGCTGGGCAAAAATTGCTAAAGATAGAAATATTGAAATGACTAATTCAGAACAACATCATTAA
- a CDS encoding substrate-binding domain-containing protein has protein sequence MNAHSDMHYLRLQKRLNLSFGSSIGAAHDSIPTRLSQGQTFDVFVLAGSALDTFIQAGKIKNGTRVDLVSSQIAAAVREGDPVSDLDSLDSFKESLLTHGRIAYSASASGTYLSTELFPKLGISEEMSVKAQKIFSERVGTILMRNEADPGFQQMSELLPIKGIKIIEDLPPEAQRSFFFSAGNGSDTKNEERARHLIEILASPAVADNIRQTGLKPVLAKAPWLS, from the coding sequence ATGAATGCACACAGTGATATGCATTATTTGCGCCTGCAAAAACGCCTAAACCTATCGTTTGGATCGTCCATTGGGGCTGCTCATGACTCCATTCCCACGCGGTTGAGTCAAGGGCAAACATTCGATGTGTTTGTCTTGGCAGGCTCCGCACTAGATACTTTTATTCAGGCCGGCAAAATCAAAAATGGCACTCGGGTAGACCTAGTTTCATCCCAGATTGCAGCAGCAGTTCGAGAGGGTGATCCGGTCTCAGATCTCGACTCCCTGGATTCATTTAAAGAATCGTTGCTTACCCATGGAAGAATTGCGTATTCAGCCAGTGCCAGTGGAACCTATCTTTCTACCGAGCTCTTTCCTAAATTGGGTATTTCTGAAGAGATGTCTGTAAAAGCGCAGAAAATTTTTAGCGAAAGGGTTGGAACCATCCTGATGCGCAATGAAGCCGACCCTGGATTCCAGCAAATGAGCGAGCTGTTGCCAATTAAAGGTATCAAGATCATCGAAGATCTTCCCCCGGAGGCCCAGAGATCATTTTTCTTTTCAGCAGGCAATGGAAGCGATACAAAGAATGAGGAGCGTGCGCGACATCTCATTGAGATTCTGGCATCCCCTGCGGTTGCAGATAACATTCGCCAGACTGGCTTAAAACCAGTCCTCGCAAAAGCGCCCTGGCTAAGCTAA
- a CDS encoding tripartite tricarboxylate transporter substrate-binding protein: MPAQKNLLKHGIAALLCLIATTLSAQSYPTQLIKIVVGFSPGEVPDIAARIIGQHMSENWKQPVVVENKLGAGSNIAA; the protein is encoded by the coding sequence ATGCCAGCCCAAAAAAACCTTCTCAAGCATGGAATTGCTGCGCTACTCTGCCTCATCGCAACCACATTGAGTGCTCAAAGCTATCCCACGCAACTCATTAAAATTGTTGTGGGATTCTCTCCTGGCGAAGTTCCAGATATCGCAGCAAGAATAATTGGCCAGCATATGAGTGAAAACTGGAAGCAGCCAGTCGTAGTAGAAAATAAACTTGGTGCTGGGAGCAATATCGCTGCTTAG
- a CDS encoding tripartite tricarboxylate transporter substrate-binding protein gives MTPSQILGQLVLVANSPTLLVATNSLPVNNAKELVALLKAKPDSISYASAGKGTAPHLAAELFQINTGTHMLHVW, from the coding sequence ATGACCCCATCGCAGATTTTGGGCCAATTGGTATTGGTTGCAAATTCTCCAACGCTGTTAGTGGCTACAAACAGTTTGCCCGTGAACAACGCTAAAGAATTGGTAGCGCTACTAAAAGCAAAACCCGACAGTATCAGCTATGCATCCGCAGGAAAAGGCACTGCGCCACATCTAGCAGCAGAACTATTTCAGATAAATACCGGTACACATATGTTGCACGTTTGGTAA
- a CDS encoding 2-hydroxyacid dehydrogenase yields MVSTCGVGYDNLPLSYLKQHGIKASNTPGVLNDAVCELAIGMMLSLLRHIPESQEHVKSGAWSKGVFPLTTTLAGKRIGIVGMGRIGQDLASRLEPFKVEIAYTGPSPKPVPYTYYPQILDLAKACDVMFIACPASLQTDRLINAKVLDALGKSAYLINIARGSVIDEGALLGALQHKVIAGAALDVFNNEPNLNPAFLDLDNILLTPHIGSATLETRIAMTNLAIDNLEAFFKKQPLPSEVHY; encoded by the coding sequence ATGGTATCGACTTGTGGTGTTGGTTATGACAACCTGCCCCTGAGCTATCTCAAACAACATGGAATCAAAGCAAGCAATACCCCTGGCGTTCTAAATGACGCAGTGTGTGAATTAGCCATCGGCATGATGCTGAGCCTATTACGACACATTCCCGAATCGCAAGAACATGTTAAATCTGGCGCTTGGTCTAAAGGCGTATTCCCACTCACCACCACATTGGCAGGCAAAAGAATAGGCATTGTCGGCATGGGTCGCATTGGCCAGGACTTAGCAAGTCGTTTGGAACCATTTAAGGTTGAGATTGCCTATACAGGACCGAGCCCAAAGCCAGTGCCATACACCTATTACCCACAAATACTGGATCTAGCCAAAGCGTGCGATGTCATGTTCATAGCTTGCCCAGCGAGTCTGCAAACCGATCGTTTAATCAATGCCAAGGTGCTAGATGCCCTGGGAAAATCGGCGTATTTAATCAATATTGCACGCGGCAGTGTTATTGATGAAGGAGCACTTTTAGGTGCACTGCAACATAAAGTAATAGCCGGTGCTGCGTTAGATGTCTTTAACAACGAACCTAATCTCAACCCCGCATTTTTAGATCTTGATAATATCTTACTGACACCCCACATTGGAAGTGCTACCTTAGAAACACGGATAGCCATGACAAACTTAGCTATAGATAATTTAGAGGCATTCTTTAAAAAACAACCACTTCCCTCAGAAGTGCATTATTAA
- a CDS encoding chromate transporter, whose protein sequence is MPSLLDLAVNQEHWIDSATFADYFAIAQAAPGPNFMTVTLVGWHVYGLAGAILASIAICWPPSVRVLFLERYITKIQDHEKKKIIQYAAAALAIGLVLTSSWKLTVGFNDHWTAIVLTIFVAVVT, encoded by the coding sequence CTGCCATCCCTTCTTGATCTCGCCGTAAATCAAGAACACTGGATTGATTCAGCCACTTTCGCAGATTATTTTGCTATTGCGCAAGCTGCACCAGGACCCAATTTCATGACAGTCACTCTAGTCGGCTGGCATGTTTATGGGTTAGCAGGAGCCATTCTAGCCTCCATCGCAATATGCTGGCCTCCCTCAGTGAGGGTTTTATTTCTTGAGCGCTACATCACGAAAATTCAAGACCACGAGAAGAAAAAAATTATTCAATACGCAGCTGCGGCTCTAGCTATTGGCTTAGTGCTTACCTCATCCTGGAAGCTTACTGTTGGTTTTAATGATCATTGGACTGCAATTGTATTAACAATTTTTGTCGCAGTCGTTACGTAA
- a CDS encoding site-2 protease family protein, which translates to MITDYSIQAVAINAIPLIFAIAIHEAAHGYAAHKFGDNTAYMLGRVSLNPAKHIDPVGTILIPLALLLTGSPFLVGYAKPVPVNFGRLRNPRIDSIWVALAGPGSNFFQALIWAIFLILLLGFGVNEKFFISMAQAGITWNLGLLVFNLFPLPPLDGGRILSSLLPARQSIALGRLEPWGFFIVLALVFTGIIGNLWMEPLMAFFKWVVYLFTMPLQRLF; encoded by the coding sequence ATGATTACCGACTATTCTATCCAAGCCGTCGCCATTAATGCGATTCCCTTGATTTTTGCTATCGCCATCCACGAGGCAGCCCATGGTTATGCAGCCCATAAATTTGGGGATAACACCGCATACATGCTGGGCCGAGTAAGTCTTAATCCAGCCAAACATATAGATCCCGTTGGCACCATTTTGATTCCTTTGGCGCTTCTCTTGACGGGCTCACCGTTTTTAGTAGGTTACGCCAAACCAGTCCCTGTCAACTTTGGCCGCTTACGCAATCCTAGAATCGATTCCATTTGGGTTGCTTTAGCTGGTCCTGGCTCCAATTTCTTCCAAGCGCTGATTTGGGCAATATTCTTAATCCTGCTATTGGGTTTTGGAGTAAATGAGAAGTTCTTTATCTCCATGGCGCAAGCTGGCATTACCTGGAACTTGGGTTTGCTCGTCTTTAATCTTTTCCCCCTCCCGCCATTAGATGGCGGGCGCATTCTTTCTAGCTTACTGCCAGCACGTCAGTCAATCGCATTAGGGAGATTAGAACCTTGGGGCTTTTTTATTGTTCTTGCCCTCGTATTTACCGGAATTATTGGCAATCTCTGGATGGAGCCATTAATGGCCTTTTTTAAATGGGTCGTATACCTATTTACGATGCCTCTGCAGAGGCTCTTTTAA
- a CDS encoding chromate transporter, whose translation MKKLTPLQLFICFSKIGLSGFGGVLPWARRGLVEKDKLLTSEEFSAILGVCQIMPGPNVINIGVCVGSRFCDAKGAIAAVAGLTTGPIFIVILLAILYDHYGYLDYIQGALKGIAAVGVGLIASTGFKMLRDEFRYPPMFFVIGITLIAGIYFDLALGLVALLVAPFAYYFARRKARKL comes from the coding sequence TTGAAAAAACTCACCCCACTTCAACTCTTTATTTGCTTTAGCAAGATAGGTCTCTCTGGATTTGGCGGAGTTCTACCTTGGGCTCGCAGAGGTTTAGTCGAGAAAGATAAACTACTTACATCCGAGGAATTCAGCGCCATCCTTGGTGTGTGTCAAATAATGCCTGGGCCCAATGTGATTAATATCGGGGTTTGTGTTGGGTCGCGCTTTTGTGATGCAAAAGGTGCTATTGCTGCTGTAGCAGGCTTAACCACTGGCCCGATTTTTATTGTTATTTTATTGGCAATTTTGTATGACCACTACGGATACCTTGACTATATCCAAGGAGCCCTCAAAGGAATTGCTGCAGTAGGTGTTGGCCTGATTGCTAGTACCGGATTCAAAATGCTTCGAGATGAGTTTCGTTACCCGCCAATGTTTTTTGTAATCGGCATCACGTTAATTGCCGGCATTTATTTTGACTTAGCACTAGGTTTGGTAGCGCTCTTAGTTGCCCCCTTTGCCTACTATTTTGCTAGAAGAAAAGCGCGCAAGTTATGA
- a CDS encoding NAD(P)-dependent oxidoreductase — MASAKRLVEQNALMAEGGWRDQLSVLPMLSGERLGIMGLGAIGSRVARVGLAFGMEVVAWSPRMTPERAAAENVKAVSLDELLSTSKIISMHLVAGPGTKGLISADQMSRMRPDSILVNTSRSALINMQDLQAALALGCPNQAAIDVFDIEPLPTQDALRKMPNLLATPHLGFIAEPIFKIFSEGITKTLSAWLDNQPVSHPFKPT; from the coding sequence TTGGCATCTGCAAAGCGCTTGGTAGAGCAAAATGCTTTAATGGCAGAAGGTGGATGGCGGGATCAGCTCTCTGTATTGCCAATGCTTTCTGGCGAACGCCTCGGTATTATGGGTCTTGGAGCGATTGGTAGTCGCGTCGCACGTGTTGGATTGGCCTTTGGCATGGAAGTTGTTGCTTGGAGCCCACGCATGACGCCCGAACGCGCAGCTGCTGAAAATGTAAAGGCAGTGAGCCTTGATGAACTCCTGTCAACTTCTAAAATCATCTCAATGCATCTCGTTGCAGGACCAGGAACCAAAGGATTAATTAGTGCAGATCAAATGTCACGGATGCGTCCCGACTCAATCCTTGTCAATACATCTAGATCCGCTTTAATCAATATGCAAGATTTACAAGCAGCTCTTGCCTTGGGTTGCCCAAATCAAGCCGCGATTGATGTATTCGATATAGAACCATTGCCAACACAAGATGCTCTTCGGAAAATGCCAAACCTTTTAGCAACACCACACCTTGGTTTCATTGCTGAGCCTATATTTAAAATCTTTTCAGAGGGCATTACTAAAACCCTATCTGCATGGTTAGACAATCAGCCAGTCTCCCATCCATTCAAACCGACATAA
- a CDS encoding MmgE/PrpD family protein produces the protein MFGQAGESEYTDEIVNRPDVVALRAKVNATTDTSISEASVDVRVSLKNGKEVHVFVKNAIGSLENPMRDENLEHKFASLTEPIIGKEKTRQLLSALWKLGQANDLKQIIALSTPD, from the coding sequence ATGTTTGGTCAAGCTGGCGAAAGCGAATACACAGATGAGATCGTCAATCGTCCCGATGTTGTGGCATTACGAGCCAAGGTGAATGCCACAACAGATACTTCAATCAGCGAAGCCTCGGTCGATGTACGAGTTTCTCTTAAGAACGGCAAAGAAGTTCATGTATTTGTTAAAAATGCCATTGGCTCCCTAGAGAATCCAATGCGCGATGAAAATCTTGAACATAAGTTCGCAAGCCTAACTGAGCCAATCATCGGTAAAGAAAAAACACGCCAACTACTTTCCGCCTTATGGAAACTGGGACAAGCAAACGATCTGAAGCAAATTATTGCGTTGTCTACTCCTGACTAA
- a CDS encoding tripartite tricarboxylate transporter substrate binding protein encodes MFIPAAPGGGWDTTGRAIEVVAKDAGLVGSFQFENVGGAGGMVGLPRFVNQRKGQANALMVGGFVMVGAAITNKSPVTMSDVTPIACLTEEAGIIVAPTDGKIKTWKEFEEAIKANPKSVSVAGGSAGGIDHQLLGLIIKALGKNPLDAAYVVFAGGGPANAAILGGQVVSGISGYSEFAEQIKAGKMKALAVSSSKRIPGVDVPTLKELGVNVTAANWRGIFGRLALMPPKRQP; translated from the coding sequence ATGTTTATTCCTGCTGCTCCAGGAGGTGGCTGGGACACCACGGGTAGGGCAATTGAAGTAGTTGCTAAAGACGCCGGTCTAGTCGGGTCATTTCAATTTGAAAATGTTGGTGGCGCTGGTGGAATGGTGGGGCTCCCCCGTTTTGTTAATCAACGTAAAGGGCAAGCTAATGCATTGATGGTTGGCGGTTTTGTAATGGTTGGTGCAGCAATCACCAATAAAAGTCCAGTAACTATGTCTGATGTTACTCCCATTGCTTGTTTGACTGAGGAGGCCGGAATCATTGTGGCTCCTACTGACGGCAAGATCAAAACTTGGAAAGAATTTGAAGAGGCTATTAAAGCAAACCCAAAATCAGTCTCGGTAGCAGGTGGCAGCGCAGGCGGTATAGATCATCAACTTTTGGGTTTAATCATTAAAGCGCTTGGTAAGAATCCGCTGGATGCGGCATATGTTGTTTTTGCAGGCGGGGGCCCCGCAAATGCCGCAATTTTAGGCGGACAAGTGGTTTCTGGAATCTCAGGGTATTCTGAGTTTGCGGAGCAAATCAAGGCGGGGAAAATGAAGGCCCTAGCGGTTTCGAGTAGTAAAAGAATTCCGGGCGTAGATGTGCCCACCCTAAAGGAGCTCGGAGTCAATGTCACTGCAGCAAATTGGCGCGGTATTTTTGGGCGCCTGGCATTAATGCCGCCCAAAAGACAGCCTTGA
- a CDS encoding cytochrome b/b6 domain-containing protein: protein MKKIIRVWDLPIRLFHWLLVLCITGSFISVNIGGNAIEWHAYFGYSILTLLIFRILWGFVGSKHARFAAFFPTRSAILGYLQGRSPRYLGHNPIGALSVFALLFVLSVQVITGLFVDNEIAFQGPLAKYVPNAVVSFLSEIHEGNQVLIYTLVTIHIAAIWFYKKYKGENLIKPMLLGDKEIDPNEEADYSPSDLGQPSKDGVLQRAFALILLSVIAVVVGYLIFS, encoded by the coding sequence ATGAAGAAAATTATTCGTGTTTGGGATTTGCCGATTCGTTTATTTCATTGGCTATTAGTTCTCTGTATTACAGGGAGCTTCATTAGCGTCAATATCGGCGGTAATGCGATTGAGTGGCATGCCTATTTTGGTTATTCGATATTGACCTTATTGATCTTCAGAATTCTTTGGGGATTTGTTGGCTCAAAACATGCGCGCTTTGCCGCATTCTTTCCGACTCGGTCGGCTATTTTAGGTTATCTCCAGGGAAGGTCGCCGCGCTACTTGGGACATAACCCGATTGGCGCTCTTTCAGTTTTTGCCTTGTTATTTGTTTTAAGTGTTCAGGTGATAACAGGTCTTTTTGTTGACAATGAAATTGCTTTTCAGGGACCATTAGCAAAATATGTTCCTAACGCAGTAGTTTCATTCTTGTCGGAGATACATGAAGGTAATCAGGTGTTGATCTATACCTTAGTTACCATTCATATCGCTGCCATTTGGTTTTATAAGAAATATAAGGGTGAAAACTTAATCAAGCCGATGTTGTTGGGCGATAAAGAAATTGACCCAAACGAGGAGGCTGACTATTCGCCTTCTGACTTGGGTCAGCCATCCAAAGATGGGGTTTTACAACGCGCTTTCGCGCTAATTCTCTTAAGCGTTATTGCTGTAGTGGTTGGTTATCTTATTTTTTCTTGA
- a CDS encoding dihydrodipicolinate synthase family protein, whose protein sequence is MTIALHPSTLPAVVSPVLTPFKADGNPDAQKLLKQCKWLESNGVGQAVFGTNSEANSMSAPQKMSTLTTLIEGGLNPAHMMPGTGATSIDATVNMTRHAVNHQCAGVLMLPPFYYKDVTDDGLFAYFSEVIQKVGSSALQIYIYNMPPVTKINLSLSLLERLTKEYPKTVVGMKDSSGDWAYTESVIKLLAPSSFRVYAGSEVFLIRTLRADGVGCISATTTNVNPQAIADLAAHWRESNADERQAVLDKVRGVFAKYQMIAGMKTAVAHYSNDPEWLRVRPPLTQLSADQQAQLLSELKQIQFSMPGL, encoded by the coding sequence TTGACCATCGCTTTGCATCCCTCAACTTTGCCAGCAGTGGTATCGCCTGTGTTGACGCCCTTCAAGGCAGATGGCAATCCTGATGCTCAAAAACTTCTGAAGCAATGTAAATGGCTGGAGTCGAATGGAGTCGGTCAGGCCGTCTTTGGCACCAATTCAGAGGCAAACTCAATGTCCGCCCCCCAGAAGATGAGCACACTCACGACATTGATTGAGGGCGGCCTAAATCCAGCCCACATGATGCCAGGTACAGGCGCAACCTCTATTGACGCTACGGTCAATATGACACGTCATGCAGTGAACCATCAATGCGCTGGTGTGCTCATGCTTCCACCGTTCTACTACAAAGATGTAACCGATGATGGTTTGTTTGCTTACTTCTCCGAAGTGATTCAAAAAGTAGGGAGTTCAGCGTTGCAGATTTATATCTACAACATGCCGCCGGTTACCAAAATCAATCTCAGCCTATCGCTGCTCGAACGCTTAACAAAAGAATATCCAAAAACGGTTGTGGGCATGAAAGATAGTTCTGGCGATTGGGCTTATACCGAATCTGTCATTAAGCTTCTAGCCCCCTCCAGCTTCCGCGTTTACGCTGGTAGCGAAGTATTCTTGATACGCACTCTGCGAGCAGATGGTGTCGGCTGTATTTCAGCTACTACTACTAATGTGAATCCACAAGCAATTGCTGATCTTGCTGCACACTGGCGCGAATCCAATGCGGATGAACGTCAAGCTGTGCTCGATAAAGTTCGCGGCGTATTTGCAAAATACCAAATGATTGCTGGCATGAAAACAGCCGTAGCGCATTACAGCAACGATCCCGAGTGGTTACGTGTTCGGCCCCCGCTAACGCAATTAAGCGCTGATCAACAAGCGCAATTGTTAAGCGAATTAAAGCAAATTCAATTTAGTATGCCGGGTCTTTAA
- the ygiD gene encoding 4,5-DOPA dioxygenase extradiol produces the protein MWSPLGESLQRPDAILAISAHWVTRGTWVTAMTNPKTIHDFGGFPQALFDIQYPAPGSPALADRIQELLGVPVVLEENEWGIDHGAWSILKYLYPNADVPVVQLSLDSPKTAREHFELAKQLRPLRDENILILASGNVMHNLRLIDWRDDSTPYPWAVDSNNYFANNL, from the coding sequence TTGTGGAGCCCTCTTGGAGAATCACTTCAGCGACCTGATGCTATTTTGGCGATTTCTGCGCATTGGGTGACTCGTGGGACTTGGGTTACTGCGATGACGAACCCCAAAACAATTCATGACTTTGGTGGCTTCCCTCAAGCTTTGTTTGATATTCAATACCCTGCGCCGGGAAGTCCCGCGCTAGCGGATCGTATTCAAGAGTTACTCGGTGTACCGGTTGTTCTTGAGGAGAATGAATGGGGTATTGATCATGGCGCATGGTCAATTCTGAAATACCTTTATCCCAATGCGGATGTGCCTGTTGTGCAATTAAGTCTCGACAGCCCAAAGACAGCGAGAGAACATTTCGAGCTTGCAAAACAATTAAGGCCCTTGCGTGATGAGAATATATTGATTCTCGCCAGTGGTAATGTGATGCACAATTTACGTCTTATTGACTGGCGAGATGATTCCACACCTTACCCGTGGGCGGTCGACTCCAATAATTACTTTGCTAACAATCTTTAA
- a CDS encoding tripartite tricarboxylate transporter substrate-binding protein, whose amino-acid sequence MSKSLGQSIIVENIGGGSIASQAVAKAAPDGYTLLVAYVGWTRSSIRSTSSALTP is encoded by the coding sequence ATGTCGAAGTCACTAGGTCAATCCATTATTGTTGAAAATATTGGCGGTGGCTCAATTGCTTCGCAAGCGGTAGCAAAAGCCGCGCCTGATGGTTACACATTACTGGTTGCCTATGTTGGGTGGACTCGCAGCTCGATACGTTCAACGTCTTCAGCCTTAACACCTTGA